The DNA region CGAGGGAGGGCTGGGCCCAGTTTGGGAGGAGGCATGAAGTGGACACAGAGTAGGCATATGTGCTTTAATGAGGTGGCCCGCCAAGAGCCTGCTAGAGCTCCGGGCCTGGAAGGGAGTCACCCATGTCTCCCTTCTGTCATTTCAGGAGGCCGAATTTTTTCCCAAAACCCGAGAAAGCCTCAGAGGCTTGGTTAGCAGTCTTGTCGATGGTTTCCTGGGTAGACTTGGCAACCTGGTCCATGGCTGGGAAAGGAAAGGATAGGGCAGTTGAGTGCGGGGCCCCGGGGAACCACAGCCCTGCAGGGTTAGCCTGGCCTGGGTCTCCCTCCCCAGGAAGCAATGCTGGTAGAGGGTCTGCAGAGGAGAGGGTGTGTCTGGGCAAGGGCTGGGTGAAGGGCAGGGCCGCGCTGGGGCTGTCCACCCTCCTGCCCACCAGCCCCACCAGACCTTTCTGCCCTGTTTCTGTGGTCTGATCCACCACTTGCTGAGTTGCTGCTCCAGCCGCCGTCACTAGAACAGAGACGTTGGTTTTAGCCCCTGTTGAGATACCACCAACCACAGGGGCCCCACCATTGCCAACCTCATCTGTTCTCTAGAGTGGTCTGTCCTACAGGCCCAGGGATGGATGCCACTGAGGTAAAGTTCTTTGACCAAGGCCACTCAGTGAGTAGGGGGCATGATCCCTTTCCATGACTCCAGGTTGTTCTTGTTCATTTGTAACTCTGGGCTCCTCCCCTCTGGCCTGCTTCCCTTGCCTCTCCAGGATTGCTGCAAAAATATCCAagtgaggaaggaaggcagggctgGGCCAGGCTGGAATTGGCATCTGGGCTGTGGCTGCTGCTGGGCACAGCCCAGGGAGAACCCTGCCGCCTTTAACAACTTCTCCCCCGGAGGCTTGGCCCAGATGCCTGAATTCCCACATGTAGAGCACCGGGGCTTCTACTTTGCAAGGCCCTCTCACTACCTCCTCTCTCCTGTGCCTCTCCCCAGAGGGCACACAAGCAATGACTGCCAGTGCCTCCGTGAGCAGGCAGCGTAAGGCATTAGGAAACGAAGTGTGGAAAGTAGGTGAAACTTCCAAAGTCAGGCTATCTCCTCTAGACCAGAGTTTGTGCCTGTGAAGAACAGGGTTTCCAGGGGCTCAGGTGGGTCCCCACCTGCTCGGTAGGCAGACAGGTGGCTCTGGCCTTCAGAGATCTGACTCATCCTTGCTGCTGAACAGGAAAGGGCCTGCTTTACCCAGACCCTGGGGACCAGGGGGTACAGGGGTCAGGCAGACCCTGGGTCTACTGCTCACAGAGGTCCCTGGGGTCTTTGTCTGACGTAGCACAGTCAGGGAAGGGAAGACTCTGCACTCAgcttacagatggggaaagcgAGGCCCAGAAGGAAGGGTACTGTAGACAGAGGCTTCCTGGTACCATTTTAGCCTCAGGGGAGCAACTGTGGGCTTTCCTTGGGGCACTGATGAAGGAGGGGGTTGGATTAGGTGTTGTCTGTTGACTGGGATATGTGTAGGACAGACTGGGAGCTGGAGTCCCAAGGGAGGCTGAGCTGGGACTGGAAGAGCTGCCGCTGGTGGGGCTGAAGTCTCCTTACATACCCTACTGCCCAGtccatccccagcccccagctgcaTAACCTCAGGTCTGAGGGGGAAAGAGCCAGAGGTGGAGAAACTAAGACTGGGGACCTGCCCTGCCCGCATGAAGGTGGGAAGGTCCTCTGCGTGAGGACTTAGGAGGAAATGAGTATTTCGGAGGAGGGCGGGGAGTGCTCAAAACAAAGC from Mesoplodon densirostris isolate mMesDen1 chromosome 1, mMesDen1 primary haplotype, whole genome shotgun sequence includes:
- the ADIRF gene encoding adipogenesis regulatory factor, which produces MASKGLQDLKQQVEGAAQEAVTAAGAATQQVVDQTTETGQKAMDQVAKSTQETIDKTANQASEAFSGFGKKFGLLK